In Ailuropoda melanoleuca isolate Jingjing chromosome 4, ASM200744v2, whole genome shotgun sequence, the following proteins share a genomic window:
- the LOC100483708 gene encoding interleukin-36 beta isoform X1: protein MATPQAVDFPRIFGVYDSQQMVWILKENSLIATPFSRNVIPVSLDLITCTDKAFHDAGKGNPVYLGIKGNHLCLFCAEIQGQPTLQLKEKKIMDMSNEKKAQKPFLFFHSREGSTSTFQSVSYPDWFIATSKMAGQPVILTKERGKNYTTNFYLEPEDQN, encoded by the exons ATGGCTACCCCACAAG cGGTAGATTTTCCCAGAATCTTTGGTGTGTATGATTCTCAACAGATGGTGTGGATCCTGAAAGAAAATTCGTTAATAGCAACTCCTTTTAGCCGCAATGTCATACCTG TCAGTCTTGATTTAATAACATGTACAGACAAAGCATTTCATGATGCAGGAAAAGGCAATCCGGTTTACTTGGGAATCAAGGGCAACCATCTTTGTCTCTTCTGTGCAGAAATTCAAGGCCAGCCCACTCTGCAGCTTAAG GAGAAAAAGATCATGGATATGTCCAACGAGAAGAAAGCACAGaagccctttctctttttccatagtAGGGAGGGCTCCACCTCTACGTTTCAGTCTGTCTCCTACCCGGACTGGTTCATAGCCACTTCCAAAATGGCAGGACAGCCTGTCATTCTCACCAAGGAGAGGGGCAAAAATTACACCACTAACTTCTATTTAGAGCCTGAGGACCAAAATTAG
- the LOC100483708 gene encoding interleukin-36 beta isoform X2: MATPQAVDFPRIFGVYDSQQMVWILKENSLIATPFSRNVIPGKGNPVYLGIKGNHLCLFCAEIQGQPTLQLKEKKIMDMSNEKKAQKPFLFFHSREGSTSTFQSVSYPDWFIATSKMAGQPVILTKERGKNYTTNFYLEPEDQN, encoded by the exons ATGGCTACCCCACAAG cGGTAGATTTTCCCAGAATCTTTGGTGTGTATGATTCTCAACAGATGGTGTGGATCCTGAAAGAAAATTCGTTAATAGCAACTCCTTTTAGCCGCAATGTCATACCTG GAAAAGGCAATCCGGTTTACTTGGGAATCAAGGGCAACCATCTTTGTCTCTTCTGTGCAGAAATTCAAGGCCAGCCCACTCTGCAGCTTAAG GAGAAAAAGATCATGGATATGTCCAACGAGAAGAAAGCACAGaagccctttctctttttccatagtAGGGAGGGCTCCACCTCTACGTTTCAGTCTGTCTCCTACCCGGACTGGTTCATAGCCACTTCCAAAATGGCAGGACAGCCTGTCATTCTCACCAAGGAGAGGGGCAAAAATTACACCACTAACTTCTATTTAGAGCCTGAGGACCAAAATTAG
- the LOC100483962 gene encoding interleukin-36 gamma isoform X2 gives MNQANKLNKPHTGEVSDLNQQVWVLQGQTIVTVPRSNNVTPVTVTVVPCKYPELLGQGRGVPIYLGIENPEMCLSCEDIEGQPTLQLKEEEILDLYNEVEPVEPFLFYHSKNGSTSTFESVAFPGWFVAASDRGHPIFLTSHLGGTYNVNFILNINA, from the exons TGAATAAACCTCATACTGGGGAGGTCTCCGACTTGAATCAGCAGGTGTGGGTCCTTCAGGGTCAGACCATTGTGACAGTTCCACGGAGTAACAATGTAACCCCAG TCACTGTCACTGTTGTCCCATGCAAGTATCCAGAGTTGCTTGGGCAAGGCAGAGGGGTTCCCATTTATTTgggaatagagaatccagaaatgtgTCTGTCTTGTGAGGACATTGAAGGGCAGCCTACATTGCAACTGAAG GAGGAAGAGATACTGGATCTGTACAACGAAGTTGAGCCTGTGGAGCCCTTCCTCTTCTATCACTCAAAGAATGGCAGCACCTCCACCTTCGAGTCCGTGGCCTTCCCTGGCTGGTTCGTCGCCGCCTCTGACAGAGGCCACCCCATCTTCCTCACTTCACACCTGGGGGGAACGTACAATgttaacttcattttaaatatcaatgCTTGA
- the LOC100483962 gene encoding interleukin-36 gamma isoform X1 has translation MTCIRGVPFSGEPFTAVNKPHTGEVSDLNQQVWVLQGQTIVTVPRSNNVTPVTVTVVPCKYPELLGQGRGVPIYLGIENPEMCLSCEDIEGQPTLQLKEEEILDLYNEVEPVEPFLFYHSKNGSTSTFESVAFPGWFVAASDRGHPIFLTSHLGGTYNVNFILNINA, from the exons ATGACATGCATTCGAGGAGTccctttctctggagaaccctttACAGCAG TGAATAAACCTCATACTGGGGAGGTCTCCGACTTGAATCAGCAGGTGTGGGTCCTTCAGGGTCAGACCATTGTGACAGTTCCACGGAGTAACAATGTAACCCCAG TCACTGTCACTGTTGTCCCATGCAAGTATCCAGAGTTGCTTGGGCAAGGCAGAGGGGTTCCCATTTATTTgggaatagagaatccagaaatgtgTCTGTCTTGTGAGGACATTGAAGGGCAGCCTACATTGCAACTGAAG GAGGAAGAGATACTGGATCTGTACAACGAAGTTGAGCCTGTGGAGCCCTTCCTCTTCTATCACTCAAAGAATGGCAGCACCTCCACCTTCGAGTCCGTGGCCTTCCCTGGCTGGTTCGTCGCCGCCTCTGACAGAGGCCACCCCATCTTCCTCACTTCACACCTGGGGGGAACGTACAATgttaacttcattttaaatatcaatgCTTGA